A single genomic interval of Rhizophagus irregularis chromosome 15, complete sequence harbors:
- a CDS encoding uncharacterized protein (SECRETED:cutsite_FIA-RW; SECRETED:prob_0.3157); SECRETED:SignalP(1-22), protein MLVRLFKRFLLLLLLAHCPFIARWSNFVVDATIVVVATNVTYQDRIAAFGPRLTDEGLLGYLVSVEMIEANNQKGCSKLKRKAPTEQWIALVERGQCTFIEKVRNMQASGAIAVVVGDNEKNGLITMYATGDTSDVNIPSVFIAQTEYKDLRSSSLKPVEVHLVKDNLLQWPLLDVIIVVILSPTVMMIFIYVLWRIRQRQRRKQDIAPQQVVGNLATKIFFESKRQENEPQECAICLEDYADGDELRILPCKHEFHITCIDSWLTTRKKFCPICKRDICSPTEETPLLSNHEPTP, encoded by the exons ATGCTTGTACGTTTGTTCAAACGGTTCCTCTTACTGCTATTGTTGGCACACTGCCCTTTTATCGCTCGTTGGAGTAATTTCGTTGTCGACGCCACTATTGTTGTTGTG GCAACTAATGTAACGTATCAAGATCGAATCGCTGCGTTTGGGCCACGGCTTACTGATGAAGGTCTTCTCGGATACCTTGTTTCAGTAGAGATGATTGAAGCTAATAATCAGAAGGGCTGTAGCAAGCTGAAAAGAAAAGCCCCTACTGAACAATGGATTGCACTTGTAGAACGCGGACAATGCACTTTCATTGAAAAGGTTCGAAACATGCAGGCATCAGGAGCTATTGCAGTAGTTGTAGGAGACAACGAGAAAAACGGGTTGATAACCATGTATGCCACTG gGGATACTTCTGATGTGAATATTCCTTCTGTGTTTATTGCGCAGActgaatataaagatttaagaTCTTCATCCTTAAAACCAGTAGAAGTACACCTAGTAAAAGATAACCTTTTACAGTG gcCTTTACTTGATGTAATTATTGTTGTAATTCTTTCACCAACAGTAATGATGAtctttatttatgttttatgGCGTATCCGCCAACGTCAAAGGCGTAAACAAGATATAGCACCTCAGCAAGTTGTTGGAAACTTGGcaacgaaaatattttttgaatcaaaGAGACAAGAAAATGAACCACAAGAATGTGCTATTTGTTTGGAAGACTATGCTGATGGGGATGAGTTAAGAATTCTACCATGCAAACACGAATTCCATATCACGTGTATTGACAGTTGGTTGACAACAAGAAAGAAATTC TGCCCCATCTGTAAACGTGACATTTGTTCACCAACCGAGGAAACTCCTTTGTTATCAAATCATGAACCAACAccatga